DNA from Elusimicrobiota bacterium:
TGCCCGTGGCCCCGCCCATGAGGATGACCGGGGTGTGCCCGGCCCTCTGCAGGTGGGAGAGCCCCATGATGGTGACCAAGGAGCCGATGTGCAGGCTGGCCCCGGTGGGATCGAAGCCCACGTAGACCTTGAGGGGCGACTGGGCCAGAAGGCCCTCGATGTCCGGGCTGGTCTTCTGCTTGATGAAGCCGCGCCATTCGAGTTCCTGGTAGACCGGGGTCTTCATAGCTGATGATTATACACAATGCCTCTTCACTGGGGCGCCGCGCCCGGGATGGGGTCGGCCGGCCCCCCGGGCAGAGGCGGCCCGGGCTTGACGTCGGGGATCTTGCCGTCCAGGGCTTCGAGCACCCAGGCCTTGAACCGGCCGTCCTGCAGGTAGCGGTAGAAGTCCCGGCCCGGGCAGTCGGTCTGGTCCGGCGCCGCGTCCTGATGGCCCCGGACATGGGAGAGGTCTATGCCGTGCTTGCGGCAGAGCCAGGCGGTCAGCCGGGCCGCCGAGCGCAGTTGCTCGACGCTGGGGCGCTGGAGATTGAAGTCGCCCATCAGCTCCACCCCGATGTTGCCCTTCAAGGCATAGTCCGTGTTGCTCTCCGGCTCGTACTCCACCGGCCGCCCCTCGAAGATGCGGCCGTCGGGAGCTATGAGGTAATGATAGGGCAGGTCGGGCCAGAAGGTGTCGCGCGGCGGATTCTCCAGGCGCGCGCGGTTCTGGCCCCAGCTCTGCATCCTGCGCACGAACTCGGCCGGGTCCGCCCCCTTCTTCCACGGATCGCCGGCATGATGGAGCGTCACCCACACCGGGACCTGCCTGCGGGCCTCGGGGATGGGCATGGGCTTGGAGCCCCATTGCGCGCGGGTCACGATCCGAGGCTTGGGGACCGGCGGCGGCTCCGCGGCCCCGGCCGGGCGCGCGCCGCCCAGGCCCAGCAGCAGAGACAGCACCCAGCCCAAGAGCCGCCCGTCGGCTAGGCTTCCTGCTCCTGCTTCTTGGCCGCCTTGGCCTGCTCCACGATCCCCGCCACCAGGTGCGACGGCACGGTCTCGTAGTGCGAGAAGGTCATGGTGTAGGTCCCGCGCCCGCCCGTGATGGACTTCAGCTCGTTGACGTACTTGTACATCTCGTCGAGCGGGACCTTGGCCTTGATGACCTGGCTGCCGTCGCCGGCCTCCATGCCCATCACGCGCCCGCGCCTCTGGTTAAGGCTGCCCGCGATGTCGCCCATGTACTGCTCCGGGACCACGAACTCCACGTCCATGATCGGCTCCAGGATCACCGGCCGCGCCTTCTCCAGCCCTTCCTGGAAGGCGTAGCGCGCCGCGATCTGGAAGGCGATGTCCTTGGAGTCCACCGGGTGCATCTTGCCGTCGTAGACCGTGGCCCTGACGTCCATGATCGGGTAGCCCGCCTGGATGCCCAGGTTCAGCGCGGCGCGGATGCCCTTCTCGCAGCTGGCCATGAACGGCGCCGAGATGGCCCCGCCCTTGATCGCGCTGGCGAACTCGAAGCCCCCGCCGCGGGGCAGAGGCTCCACGTGCAGCCAGACCTCGGCGAACTGCCCGGAGCCGCCGGTCTGCTTCTTGTGCCGGTACATCCCGCTGCCCTTGGCCGTGATGGTCTCTTTATAGGCCACCTTGGGCGTGCCCACGTCCGCGCCCACGCCGTAGCGCATGCGCATCCGGTTGATCATCAGGTTGATGTGGATGTCGCCCATGCCCGCCACGATCATCTCCTGGGTCTGCTCGTCGCGGGTCAGCTGGAAGGTCGGGTCCTCGGCCGTCAGCTTGTGCAGGGCCGTGGAGATCTTGTCCTCGTCGGCGCGCGACTTCGGCTTGAGGGAGAACGAGATCGCGGGCTCCGGGAACTGGATCGGCTCGACCTTCAAGAGCGCCTTCTCCTCGGAGAGGCAGTCGTTGGTGGAGGTCTCCTTGAGCTTGGCCACGCAGGCGATGTCGCCCGCGGCCGCCGCGTCCATCGGCGTCTGGTTCTTCCCCATCAAGGAGAAGATCGGCCCGATCTTCTCCTTGGCGCCCTTGTTCACGTTGTAGAAGCCGGAGTTGGACTGCACCTTGCCCGAGTAGACCTTGAAGATGGAGATCTGCCCCATGTAGGGGTCGGACAAGGTCTTGAACACCAAAGCGCAGAACGGGCCTTCGGGATCGAGCGGCAGCTCCTTCTTCTCGTCGCTGCCGTTGGTGGCTTCGACCGCGGGCCGGTCCGCCGGGGAAGGCAGATAGGCCTCGATCGCGTCGAGCAGCTCCTTGATGCCGATCATCGGGACCGCGCCGCCGCAGAGCACGGGCGCGATCTTTCCCGCGGCCACGGCCTTGCGCAGGGCGCCCTTCAGCTCGTCGGCGGAGAGGGCCCCCTTCTCGAGGTACTTCTCCAGCAGGGCGTCGTCCGTCTCGGCCACCGCCTCGGTCAGCTGTTCCCGCGCCGTCTGCGCCTTGGCCTTGTCCTCGCCGGCCAGCGCGTCCAGGCCCTCGCCCGTGAGCAGGTTCGCCACGCCCTTCAGGGACGACTGGCCGCCCTGCGGGTAGGTCAGCGCCACGCAGTGCTTGCCGAAGCGCTTGCGGATGGCCTCCAAGGTCTTGTCGAACTCCGTGTTGTCCTTGTCGAGCTTGTTGACGAAGAAGAACGGCGCCACGCCCCGCTCCTTGGCCATCTTGTAGCCCCGCTCCGTGCCCAGCTCGATTCCGCCCATGGCGTTGACCACCACCAGGCTGGCGTCCACCGCGCGCAGGCCGCCGATCATCTCGCCCACGAAATCCGTGTAGCC
Protein-coding regions in this window:
- a CDS encoding peptidoglycan recognition family protein: MLSLLLGLGGARPAGAAEPPPVPKPRIVTRAQWGSKPMPIPEARRQVPVWVTLHHAGDPWKKGADPAEFVRRMQSWGQNRARLENPPRDTFWPDLPYHYLIAPDGRIFEGRPVEYEPESNTDYALKGNIGVELMGDFNLQRPSVEQLRSAARLTAWLCRKHGIDLSHVRGHQDAAPDQTDCPGRDFYRYLQDGRFKAWVLEALDGKIPDVKPGPPLPGGPADPIPGAAPQ
- the fusA gene encoding elongation factor G, translated to MSNVETKNIRNFILAGHSGCGKTSLAEAMLCAAGAIPRMGSVDAGNTVSDYNEDEKERHCSLSSSLMSFKAGAAKANVIDTPGYTDFVGEMIGGLRAVDASLVVVNAMGGIELGTERGYKMAKERGVAPFFFVNKLDKDNTEFDKTLEAIRKRFGKHCVALTYPQGGQSSLKGVANLLTGEGLDALAGEDKAKAQTAREQLTEAVAETDDALLEKYLEKGALSADELKGALRKAVAAGKIAPVLCGGAVPMIGIKELLDAIEAYLPSPADRPAVEATNGSDEKKELPLDPEGPFCALVFKTLSDPYMGQISIFKVYSGKVQSNSGFYNVNKGAKEKIGPIFSLMGKNQTPMDAAAAGDIACVAKLKETSTNDCLSEEKALLKVEPIQFPEPAISFSLKPKSRADEDKISTALHKLTAEDPTFQLTRDEQTQEMIVAGMGDIHINLMINRMRMRYGVGADVGTPKVAYKETITAKGSGMYRHKKQTGGSGQFAEVWLHVEPLPRGGGFEFASAIKGGAISAPFMASCEKGIRAALNLGIQAGYPIMDVRATVYDGKMHPVDSKDIAFQIAARYAFQEGLEKARPVILEPIMDVEFVVPEQYMGDIAGSLNQRRGRVMGMEAGDGSQVIKAKVPLDEMYKYVNELKSITGGRGTYTMTFSHYETVPSHLVAGIVEQAKAAKKQEQEA